The Microcoleus sp. FACHB-831 region GCTCAATCGTCTAACCGACTCGCACAAAACTCATCCCAGCCGCAGCAGGGACAAGAGGGACGCAGACATCGAGGGCCAGATTTTGCAGCCGCAGCTCAGAAATTAGGTATTTCCGAAGCCACGTTGAAAGAAGCACTGGGAGTACCAGCGAATCCTACACCAGGACAACGCCCGCCTCGTCCAGATTTTAAGGCGGCGGCGGCCAAACTCGGCATTACCGAACAACAACTTGTTGATGCGTTGGGAGTTCCGCTGCGTCGCCCGCGTCCAAATTTTGCAGCAGCAGCACAGAAACTAGGCGTGTCAGAAGCCGATTTGAAGACAGCCCTTGGGGTTCCGGCGAATCCACCGACTACGCCGCCAACACCAGGACAGCGCCCGCCCCGTCCCGATTTTAAGGCTGCGGCTGAAAAACTCGGCGTTACGGAAGAGCAACTGGTGAATGCGCTGGGAATTCCGCCCCGTCCTCCTCAAGATGGCAATCAACCAGAGGGAGATCGTCCTCCTCAGCAATAAGCTCGAATCAATTTAGCAACCCGTTCGTGGATGCGACCAAATTTTCAATAAGCCCTGGCGATTAGAAATCGCGGCTAAACAAACCAAGTCCGCCTGCGCGGACTTAAGACAAATCAAAGGTTTTAAAACCCGCGCAGGCGGGTTTTGTCTGTGTAGACGCGGTTTCAACCGCCCAGTTGAGAATGCTTAAGACAAATCAAAGGTTTTGAAACCAGCGTAGGCGGGTTTTGTCTGTGTAGACGCGGTTTCAACCGCCCAGGTAAGTTGCGATAATTCCATTAGAAGCAGATGAAATGAAAAAAGATCGCGTCAAAAAAATTCCAGCAGCCTCGATTTTTACCCGACGAGAGGTGCTTGGCTTTTTAGGGGGAACAGCGGCGGTATCGTTTATTGGATGCTGGCGCGGACAGTCGGCTTTAGGAGAACCGCCGGATAGGTCAAGTCAGACACCGACTCGGAGGGTGAAGCGAAGCGCGACGACTTCGTCGTTCGCTCAGACTCCTACTTGTGTGGTCAAACCACAGCAAACGGAAGGGCCATATTTTGTGGATGAGAAGCTTAACCGTTCTGATATCCGCTCAGATCCCTCCAACGGTGCGGTAAAGCAGGGAATACCGTTGCGTTTGGTTTTTCGTGTCTCTGGGATTGATGATAGATCCTGTACGCCTTTGAGGGGTGCAACTGTAGATGTTTGGCATTGCGACGCGCTGGGGGTGTATTCGGATGTTCGAGACTTCAACGGGGATACGCAAGGGCAAAAGTTCCTGCGCGGCTATCAGGTGACGGATGCAAATGGAA contains the following coding sequences:
- a CDS encoding intradiol ring-cleavage dioxygenase; its protein translation is MKKDRVKKIPAASIFTRREVLGFLGGTAAVSFIGCWRGQSALGEPPDRSSQTPTRRVKRSATTSSFAQTPTCVVKPQQTEGPYFVDEKLNRSDIRSDPSNGAVKQGIPLRLVFRVSGIDDRSCTPLRGATVDVWHCDALGVYSDVRDFNGDTQGQKFLRGYQVTDANGTAEFVTIYPGWYPGRTVHIHFKIRTDSPSGRGSEFTSQLYFDDALTDRVHAQSPYATKGQRTQRNDGDGIFQDGGEELMLQLTQDAQGYVGTFDIGLQMS